A window of the Dyadobacter pollutisoli genome harbors these coding sequences:
- the mobC gene encoding conjugal transfer protein MobC, whose amino-acid sequence MASSTGENEQALRRIMDMSRLISILALALHFYYYCYRVFEHWQLSWPIMDKILKQVEKTGLFSSFSKTKLAALLFLVISLLGAKGKKKQALSLAMPLGWMLAGLVVFTLASGLLHLPLPAATAAGSYMLCCTSGYLAILYGGSHLSRVIRQRINVDIFNADNESFPQQEQLLANPYSVNLKARYHHRGRTRASWINFINPFRGILVVGSPGSGKTYYVIRHIITQHIQKGFTMFLYDFKFDDLTRIAYNTWLEYKSGPGMAKHFYYINFDDLSRSHRCNPLEPASLIDISDAAESARTILMGLNREWIRRQGDFFVESPINFLTAIIWFLRCYQDGVFCTLPHVVELMQTPHAKLFSVLRTQKEIHVLINPFISAFLHQANQQLEGQIASAQISMARLSSPALYYILSGNDFSLDINSHSQPKIVCMGNNPQKLQTFGAVISLYISRIIKSVNQKGKQKSSLVFDEFPTVYLNHIDALIATARQNKVATTIGIQDLSQLRKDYGRELADVVMNITGNIICGQVTGETAKQLSERFGRINQDRTSLSINRTDTSISQSKQLDLAIPPSKIASLSAGEFVGMTSDNPDQTMLLKTFHCQLINNHDAIRKQEARYQPLPVVRQINASVIDANYLQIKEDIEGIIFSEMERMLNDPELSHLIISK is encoded by the coding sequence ATGGCCTCAAGCACCGGTGAGAACGAGCAAGCCTTGCGGCGGATCATGGACATGAGCCGTCTGATTAGCATACTGGCACTTGCCCTGCACTTTTACTACTATTGTTACCGGGTCTTCGAGCATTGGCAGCTCAGCTGGCCAATCATGGACAAAATTCTAAAACAGGTAGAAAAAACGGGGCTTTTCAGCTCATTTTCCAAGACAAAGCTGGCTGCGCTGCTCTTTCTTGTGATCTCGCTGCTTGGGGCCAAAGGAAAGAAAAAACAGGCGCTCAGCCTTGCAATGCCCCTTGGCTGGATGCTGGCGGGGCTAGTGGTATTTACTTTGGCCAGCGGGTTGCTGCACCTTCCGCTACCGGCAGCCACAGCCGCTGGCAGCTATATGCTCTGCTGCACCTCAGGTTACCTGGCCATCCTGTATGGGGGCTCGCATCTTTCACGGGTGATTCGCCAGCGCATCAATGTCGACATATTCAATGCCGACAATGAGAGCTTTCCCCAGCAGGAGCAGCTGCTGGCAAACCCCTACTCGGTCAATTTGAAAGCCCGCTACCATCACCGTGGCAGAACACGGGCGAGCTGGATCAACTTCATCAACCCTTTCCGGGGCATTCTGGTCGTTGGATCTCCCGGGTCAGGAAAGACCTATTACGTCATTCGTCACATCATCACCCAGCATATCCAAAAGGGATTTACCATGTTCCTCTATGATTTTAAGTTCGATGATCTGACCAGGATCGCCTACAACACCTGGCTTGAATATAAATCCGGCCCGGGTATGGCCAAGCATTTTTACTATATCAATTTCGATGACCTCTCGCGCTCTCACCGCTGTAATCCGCTGGAACCTGCCTCCTTGATCGATATCTCCGATGCGGCAGAATCAGCCAGAACCATCCTGATGGGGCTCAACCGGGAGTGGATCCGGAGGCAGGGAGACTTTTTTGTCGAGTCCCCCATTAATTTCCTGACGGCTATCATCTGGTTTCTGCGCTGCTACCAAGACGGCGTCTTCTGCACTTTGCCACATGTCGTAGAGCTCATGCAAACGCCCCACGCCAAGCTTTTTTCAGTGCTCAGGACCCAAAAAGAGATTCACGTGCTCATTAATCCTTTCATATCCGCTTTCCTGCACCAGGCCAATCAGCAGCTGGAAGGGCAAATTGCCTCGGCTCAGATCTCTATGGCGCGTCTTTCCTCGCCAGCGCTTTACTATATACTTTCGGGAAACGACTTTTCTCTGGACATCAACAGTCATAGCCAGCCCAAGATTGTTTGCATGGGAAATAATCCTCAAAAGCTTCAAACCTTCGGTGCAGTGATTTCGCTGTACATTAGCCGCATCATCAAATCGGTCAATCAGAAGGGCAAGCAAAAATCCAGCCTGGTCTTTGACGAATTCCCAACTGTTTATCTCAACCACATCGATGCCTTGATTGCGACGGCGCGTCAAAACAAAGTGGCTACCACGATCGGAATTCAGGACCTGAGCCAACTTAGGAAGGATTATGGCAGGGAGCTCGCCGACGTGGTCATGAACATTACCGGTAACATCATTTGCGGGCAGGTCACCGGGGAGACTGCCAAGCAGCTCTCAGAGCGCTTTGGCCGGATCAACCAGGACCGGACCAGTCTATCCATCAACAGGACGGACACCTCCATTAGCCAATCTAAACAACTGGACCTTGCCATCCCACCCTCCAAGATAGCCTCGTTGAGCGCAGGTGAATTTGTGGGGATGACCTCGGATAATCCAGATCAAACCATGCTTTTGAAGACCTTTCATTGCCAGCTTATCAATAACCATGACGCCATCCGCAAACAGGAGGCCCGCTACCAGCCGCTACCCGTGGTACGACAGATCAATGCCTCCGTTATTGATGCTAATTACCTGCAAATCAAAGAGGATATTGAAGGGATCATATTTTCGGAAATGGAAAGGATGCTTAATGATCCTGAGTTGTCGCATTTGATTATCAGCAAATAG
- a CDS encoding relaxase/mobilization nuclease domain-containing protein yields the protein MVAVIGTNRSLSKSFYYNEQKVKKGQASCILAENYPCEPDELSSKARLAVLRRRAALNENLAKNSVHISLNFHPSDKLSKAKLQDIARMYMTLIGFGHQPYLVYQHLDVAHPHLHVVGVNIRPDGSWINTYRMGMGLSQKASRQIEKRYDLTVASGHSTVLSPLAGSQKLRYGKTPTSPTIAGVLAMVLPSFHYGSLIELNAVLRHYNVCADPARSNAKILNRQGLVYRALSEDGRKVGAPIKARSFSAKHTLPYLNGRFISGKAQRTAHQPRVSSMIDLALLSSASSVSELQEQLAREGIKTVFAVSQKGAVSELFFVDFKTRCVFTASGLGEKYAPAKLLGKFADFRHVPSPKDTLSPQASVWDQSGRLPIDASGHKRTGDERAVADTDQASLRLELLAPVADGDYLPWQLKKRSKKKRKEITIQL from the coding sequence ATGGTTGCAGTAATCGGCACGAACCGCTCTTTGTCCAAATCGTTTTATTACAACGAACAGAAGGTCAAAAAAGGCCAGGCCAGCTGCATTTTGGCCGAAAACTATCCCTGCGAGCCAGATGAGCTTTCTTCCAAAGCGCGCCTTGCCGTCTTGCGCAGACGCGCAGCACTCAATGAAAATCTGGCCAAGAACTCGGTTCACATCAGCCTGAACTTTCATCCCTCTGATAAGCTTTCCAAAGCAAAACTGCAAGATATTGCCCGCATGTACATGACCCTGATCGGGTTTGGCCACCAACCCTATCTGGTCTATCAGCATCTGGATGTCGCCCATCCGCACCTGCACGTGGTGGGAGTCAACATCAGGCCAGATGGCAGCTGGATCAATACCTACCGGATGGGTATGGGCCTATCTCAAAAGGCAAGCAGACAGATCGAGAAGCGTTATGATCTCACTGTTGCCAGCGGCCATAGCACCGTTCTTTCTCCGCTGGCAGGCTCTCAAAAACTGCGCTATGGAAAAACGCCAACATCCCCTACCATAGCAGGTGTGCTTGCGATGGTACTTCCCAGTTTTCACTACGGCTCTCTGATCGAGCTCAATGCTGTGTTGCGTCATTACAATGTTTGCGCCGACCCGGCCAGGAGCAACGCCAAGATCTTAAACCGTCAGGGCTTGGTGTACCGCGCCCTGAGCGAAGATGGTCGAAAAGTGGGAGCACCCATTAAAGCCCGCTCTTTCTCAGCAAAACACACCCTTCCCTACCTGAACGGCCGTTTTATCAGCGGAAAAGCCCAGCGGACAGCTCATCAGCCGCGCGTGAGCTCAATGATTGACCTGGCGCTACTAAGCTCCGCTAGCAGCGTTTCTGAGCTGCAAGAACAGCTGGCCCGGGAAGGTATCAAAACCGTTTTCGCTGTGAGCCAAAAAGGAGCAGTCTCTGAGCTTTTCTTTGTTGATTTCAAAACGCGCTGCGTATTCACTGCCAGCGGGCTGGGTGAAAAATATGCGCCCGCTAAGCTGCTGGGAAAATTCGCTGACTTCCGGCACGTACCCAGCCCGAAGGATACACTCTCCCCCCAGGCTTCGGTCTGGGATCAAAGCGGCCGCCTGCCCATAGATGCAAGCGGCCACAAACGCACCGGTGATGAGCGGGCCGTGGCAGATACAGATCAGGCAAGTCTTAGATTGGAGCTCCTTGCGCCCGTCGCAGACGGTGATTATCTGCCCTGGCAGCTAAAAAAACGGTCCAAGAAAAAAAGAAAAGAAATCACTATTCAACTTTAA
- a CDS encoding plasmid mobilization protein, with protein sequence MKTKKPSKQSQSKYICFRIDVDQYDLLRENCKQTTCRSLSQYIRKLLSAGPVTVNYRNATMEELIVELSALRGELAHVSRTFESAVDQLGGFQNAQQLGSWLLRFETEKRDLATQIHSINEYIKKTAKQWLQ encoded by the coding sequence ATGAAAACAAAAAAACCAAGCAAGCAGTCGCAATCGAAATACATCTGTTTTAGGATCGATGTTGACCAATACGATTTGCTTCGGGAAAACTGTAAGCAGACCACCTGCCGCAGTTTGAGCCAGTATATCCGAAAACTCTTATCGGCAGGGCCCGTCACAGTCAATTACCGAAACGCCACCATGGAAGAGCTCATTGTTGAGCTTTCAGCTTTAAGGGGAGAGCTTGCGCATGTGTCCAGAACCTTTGAAAGCGCAGTAGATCAGCTTGGCGGCTTCCAAAACGCTCAGCAGCTGGGCAGTTGGCTGCTACGTTTTGAGACTGAGAAGAGGGATCTTGCCACCCAGATACATTCGATCAATGAATACATCAAAAAAACAGCCAAGCAATGGTTGCAGTAA
- a CDS encoding toprim domain-containing protein — MDFAGDQDYIKRVRETDMVSYLSRLGIEPEKISGVNYWYLSPLRAERTASFKVNRNLNRWFDFGEGIGGNLIDFGILHQQCSVADFLRQFKVDLLVGRLKEHQAPSASERERESKIQILEVTGIQKPALLEYLTQRKIAADAARAFCHQVHYQLAGKNYYAIGFRNDSGGFELRNPYSKISSSPKDITSINRGATTVSVFEGFFDMLSYQSLYGSKTRPPENLVVLNSVAFFKRSQPFLETHQSIQLYLDQDQSGRLLTTRALALGDQYVDRSSLYSGFKDLNEYLLASQQPHAKLIAHQEGHQL, encoded by the coding sequence ATGGATTTTGCAGGTGATCAAGACTATATCAAAAGGGTGCGCGAAACAGATATGGTCAGCTACCTTTCGCGGCTGGGCATTGAGCCTGAAAAGATCAGCGGGGTCAATTATTGGTATCTAAGCCCGCTCCGGGCCGAGCGGACGGCATCCTTTAAAGTCAACCGGAATTTGAACCGGTGGTTTGATTTTGGCGAAGGCATCGGGGGCAATCTGATTGATTTCGGGATCCTGCACCAACAGTGCAGCGTGGCTGATTTTCTGCGGCAATTCAAAGTCGATCTGCTCGTAGGTCGCCTGAAAGAGCACCAAGCGCCTTCTGCTTCTGAGCGGGAAAGAGAAAGCAAAATCCAGATCCTGGAAGTCACAGGGATACAGAAACCTGCGCTGCTCGAATATCTGACGCAAAGAAAGATCGCAGCGGATGCGGCCAGGGCTTTCTGCCACCAGGTTCACTATCAACTGGCTGGCAAAAACTACTACGCGATCGGTTTTCGAAATGATTCAGGCGGATTTGAGCTTCGGAATCCATACAGCAAAATCAGCAGTTCACCCAAGGATATTACCAGCATCAACCGGGGAGCAACCACAGTCAGCGTTTTTGAAGGCTTTTTCGATATGCTTTCTTACCAGAGTTTATATGGCAGCAAAACCAGGCCGCCTGAAAATTTGGTCGTTCTCAACTCGGTCGCATTTTTTAAGAGGTCTCAGCCATTTTTAGAAACCCATCAAAGCATCCAGCTGTACCTGGACCAGGACCAGTCGGGAAGACTTCTGACTACTCGCGCCCTGGCGCTGGGCGACCAGTACGTGGACCGGAGCAGTCTTTACAGTGGGTTTAAGGATCTCAATGAGTACCTGCTAGCCAGCCAGCAGCCGCACGCCAAACTGATTGCCCATCAAGAGGGCCATCAACTCTGA
- a CDS encoding DUF4138 domain-containing protein: protein MKTLAIPKFVFFALTTLAGFIASAQDASLASQKTLALQVSLNQTVSVRFPEAITSVDRGSSQLLAKKAPTVENVLLLKAGSPDMPPTSLMVILSDGSLHSFQVQFSSGPVPIGLELLSDTAPGAVTTAQLSGQQPLIRHEMGKAQGMPRNLRVKASTQGIKARIDGFYIAGDRIYLRLSLANHSVIGYDLASVALYLQDKAQPKRTAAQQKQIIPLLPLPKQNTIASGGQLTVVIPLPKLTIDRRKYLAVQIHENTGSRNISIRLKASHFRKMKAL from the coding sequence ATGAAAACCCTTGCCATACCCAAATTTGTATTTTTCGCGCTGACCACCTTGGCCGGATTCATTGCCAGCGCCCAAGATGCATCTCTTGCCAGTCAAAAAACACTCGCCTTACAGGTGAGCCTGAATCAGACTGTTTCAGTGCGCTTTCCCGAGGCTATCACAAGCGTCGATCGGGGCAGCAGTCAGCTGCTGGCCAAAAAAGCGCCAACGGTCGAAAATGTGCTGCTCTTAAAGGCTGGCTCTCCTGATATGCCGCCCACCAGTCTGATGGTTATCCTCTCTGATGGGTCTCTGCATAGTTTTCAGGTGCAATTCAGTAGCGGGCCGGTTCCGATCGGTTTGGAGCTGCTTTCGGATACAGCCCCGGGCGCTGTTACAACTGCGCAGCTTTCCGGCCAGCAGCCGCTGATCCGCCATGAAATGGGCAAAGCCCAAGGCATGCCCCGAAATCTCAGGGTGAAAGCCTCTACCCAGGGCATTAAGGCCCGGATCGACGGCTTTTACATAGCTGGCGACAGGATTTATCTCCGGCTGAGCCTTGCCAACCATTCGGTGATCGGCTATGATCTGGCCAGCGTTGCTTTGTATCTCCAAGACAAAGCCCAGCCTAAAAGAACAGCGGCCCAGCAAAAACAGATCATACCACTCTTGCCGCTTCCCAAGCAAAACACCATAGCATCCGGGGGGCAGCTTACAGTCGTGATCCCGCTACCCAAACTCACCATTGATCGCCGCAAGTATCTGGCCGTGCAAATCCATGAAAATACCGGCAGCAGAAACATCTCTATCCGGCTCAAAGCGAGCCATTTTAGAAAAATGAAAGCGCTCTGA
- the traM gene encoding conjugative transposon protein TraM: protein MENQLNESAAQRRFYLLMPVIVLPFLTVIYWLVVIKNMGTNLAEASSKGGLLTSLPAASPQEGDPVSKLEFYHKAEQDSAARLKQIKKDPYRQGAPPEGADSLRSRLMGLEGSMAKNKKGKPLQAALLDEDHPETRLVKQRLAALDRALAAAQSPAFDQASPVAPEPEPKPEAPTTEQFDAMMQDLQAQASEQPADPELDKLDSMLDKIMQIQDPHQKEAGTAAQPAKAAYTATAAAQKDPVTLMDVQSPDSLSGLASHASSAENGFFSLDQTLPDAVSAGITAVVSQDQQLITGSIIRLRLTSPMLVAGVTLPEHTLLYGTVTLAGERLQVEISSIHIQNQLLPVKLSVYDQDGLSGIYIPGALSRVVAKQQISQDIQGYDLDIAGTSAGVQAASAAVQTAKTFLSRKTRLVQVKVPDGYQVLLKDLNSPLP, encoded by the coding sequence ATGGAAAATCAGCTCAATGAATCTGCTGCTCAGCGCAGATTTTACCTTTTGATGCCAGTAATTGTCTTACCCTTTCTGACTGTGATCTACTGGCTGGTGGTGATCAAAAACATGGGTACAAATCTGGCTGAGGCCAGCTCCAAAGGCGGGCTGCTGACCAGTCTACCGGCAGCCTCACCCCAAGAGGGTGATCCGGTCAGCAAACTGGAATTCTACCATAAAGCCGAGCAGGATTCGGCGGCCCGTTTAAAACAGATCAAAAAAGACCCTTACCGGCAGGGCGCCCCGCCAGAAGGTGCTGATTCGCTACGATCACGTCTCATGGGCCTGGAAGGATCGATGGCAAAAAACAAGAAAGGTAAGCCTCTCCAAGCCGCTTTACTGGATGAGGACCATCCGGAGACGCGCCTGGTCAAACAAAGACTTGCCGCACTTGACCGGGCGCTGGCCGCCGCCCAGAGTCCGGCCTTCGACCAGGCTAGCCCTGTCGCCCCTGAGCCGGAACCCAAGCCAGAAGCACCCACGACCGAACAGTTCGATGCGATGATGCAGGACCTGCAAGCGCAGGCCTCCGAGCAGCCCGCAGACCCCGAGCTGGATAAGCTCGATAGTATGCTGGATAAAATTATGCAAATCCAGGACCCTCATCAAAAAGAGGCCGGTACGGCAGCCCAACCGGCCAAAGCGGCCTATACGGCCACGGCAGCTGCTCAAAAAGATCCGGTCACTTTGATGGACGTGCAAAGCCCGGACTCACTTTCGGGTTTGGCTTCGCACGCATCTTCGGCTGAAAATGGCTTTTTTTCTTTGGATCAGACTCTGCCCGATGCTGTCTCCGCCGGCATCACAGCCGTGGTCAGTCAGGATCAACAGCTCATTACAGGCTCGATCATTCGGCTGCGGCTTACCAGTCCCATGCTGGTAGCAGGGGTAACCTTACCTGAGCATACGCTGCTATACGGAACAGTCACGCTCGCCGGCGAAAGGCTGCAAGTTGAAATCAGCTCGATCCATATCCAAAACCAGCTGCTGCCTGTCAAGCTTAGTGTATATGACCAGGATGGACTTTCCGGCATTTACATTCCAGGAGCCCTTTCGCGGGTAGTGGCCAAGCAACAAATCAGCCAGGACATCCAGGGATATGACCTGGATATTGCCGGCACCTCTGCCGGAGTGCAGGCTGCCAGCGCTGCGGTACAGACGGCCAAAACTTTTTTAAGCAGAAAAACCAGGCTCGTCCAGGTCAAGGTACCCGACGGGTATCAGGTCCTACTCAAAGATTTAAACTCCCCACTGCCATGA
- the traK gene encoding conjugative transposon protein TraK, with protein MFTKTKDIERAFRHIRLFTLVVVLSSAASCAVAIYLSIGLAERSGQKVYLLASGKVLEAYASERSENIAVEARDHVASFHRLFFTLAPDDKVISASMAKALYLADGSAKKQYEDLKESGYYTGVISGNISQEIQIDSILISSEKPPYRFECKAIQKIIRPTSIVLRSLVTQGQLRPVLRSDNNPHGFLIERWLTLENKDIHVQNR; from the coding sequence ATGTTTACCAAAACCAAGGACATCGAAAGGGCATTTCGCCACATCAGGCTATTTACGTTGGTAGTCGTTCTCAGCAGCGCAGCCAGCTGCGCTGTGGCCATCTACCTGAGCATAGGACTTGCTGAACGCTCTGGTCAGAAGGTCTACCTTTTGGCCAGCGGCAAGGTGCTGGAAGCCTACGCCTCCGAGCGCAGCGAGAATATCGCTGTCGAGGCCCGTGACCACGTAGCCAGCTTCCACCGGCTTTTTTTTACGTTGGCACCCGATGATAAGGTCATCAGTGCCAGCATGGCCAAAGCACTCTATTTAGCGGACGGCTCGGCCAAAAAACAATATGAAGACCTTAAAGAGTCAGGCTATTACACAGGTGTCATTTCGGGCAACATCTCTCAGGAAATCCAGATCGACAGCATCCTGATCTCATCTGAGAAGCCTCCTTACCGCTTTGAATGCAAGGCCATTCAAAAGATTATCCGCCCCACAAGCATCGTCTTGCGTAGCCTGGTGACCCAGGGGCAGCTGCGGCCGGTGCTACGCAGTGATAACAATCCCCACGGCTTTCTCATCGAGCGCTGGCTAACCCTGGAAAATAAAGACATACATGTACAAAACCGCTAG
- the traJ gene encoding conjugative transposon protein TraJ, whose protein sequence is MKKSITLLTGLMVLALPGTALAQGYEAQIRGLNQVLDELYAQMLPLCSKLISVGRGIAAFGAIWYIGHRVWRHIAAAEPVDFYPLLRPFVLGFAILIFPSVIALLNAVLSPAVRGTSSMVADSNKAIQVLLKQKQDAIKSSQFWEMYVGDDSRGSKEKWLKYMYGDSYSEGFTDDIANDIKFYMAKQSYNFRNSIKAALSEILRVIFEAAALCINTMRTFQLIVLAIIGPMAFGIAVFDGFQHTLTAWIARYINVYLWLPVANIFGAIIGKIQEKMIAMDIRQIEGAGDTFFNAHDVAYILFLIIGIVGYFSVPSVAGYIIHAGGPNSLLYKVTALFASTAGSAAKIAAPASPVFGRSLTAQR, encoded by the coding sequence ATGAAAAAAAGTATTACGCTATTAACTGGGCTGATGGTGCTGGCCCTGCCCGGAACCGCCCTGGCCCAGGGTTATGAGGCCCAGATCCGCGGCCTGAACCAGGTGCTCGATGAGCTCTATGCGCAGATGCTGCCGCTGTGCTCCAAGCTCATCAGCGTCGGACGCGGGATCGCAGCTTTTGGCGCGATCTGGTATATCGGCCACCGGGTATGGCGCCACATCGCAGCCGCAGAACCCGTTGACTTTTACCCGCTGCTGCGCCCGTTCGTGCTGGGATTTGCCATTCTAATCTTCCCTTCTGTGATCGCCCTTTTAAATGCGGTGCTCTCCCCTGCCGTGCGGGGCACCTCCTCGATGGTGGCTGATTCCAATAAAGCCATCCAGGTGCTTTTGAAACAGAAACAGGACGCCATCAAAAGCTCTCAGTTCTGGGAAATGTATGTGGGAGATGATAGCCGTGGCAGTAAGGAGAAATGGCTCAAATATATGTATGGGGACAGCTACTCAGAGGGTTTTACCGACGACATTGCCAACGATATCAAGTTCTACATGGCCAAGCAGTCCTACAACTTTCGCAATTCAATCAAGGCGGCCCTGAGCGAAATTCTCCGCGTGATCTTTGAGGCCGCCGCCCTTTGCATCAACACGATGCGCACCTTTCAGCTGATCGTGCTGGCCATCATTGGCCCGATGGCATTTGGCATTGCTGTTTTTGATGGTTTTCAACATACGCTGACGGCCTGGATTGCCCGCTACATCAATGTTTACCTCTGGCTGCCGGTAGCCAATATCTTCGGGGCTATCATCGGCAAGATCCAGGAAAAAATGATCGCCATGGACATCCGTCAGATTGAAGGCGCTGGTGACACCTTTTTTAATGCCCATGACGTCGCATACATACTTTTTCTCATCATTGGCATCGTCGGTTATTTCTCCGTACCCTCAGTAGCTGGTTATATCATCCACGCCGGTGGCCCTAACTCGCTGCTCTATAAAGTTACGGCCCTGTTTGCCAGTACGGCCGGCTCGGCAGCCAAAATCGCCGCTCCCGCCTCCCCCGTGTTTGGAAGATCCCTCACAGCTCAACGCTAG
- a CDS encoding TerB family tellurite resistance protein: MKKMIIILLLGLVWPASSKAQSPEVTQLILNLEKLNELRKILKELKKGYEILFEGYTKIRDISRGNFKLHQAFLDGLLQVSPSVKRYGRIADIVKIQLAILSESRQSLSRLAASGAFSAQELDYLQKVYGDLLADSVKNLDALTDVLTDKKLRASDDERLSVIDGIYEQLSEKLVFLRDFNSNNSVLAAQRREEKSSMGTLKEIYGLQP, encoded by the coding sequence ATGAAAAAAATGATAATAATCCTGCTGCTAGGCCTGGTTTGGCCTGCCAGCTCGAAGGCGCAGAGCCCTGAGGTGACCCAGCTGATTTTGAACCTGGAAAAGCTCAATGAGCTGCGTAAAATCCTCAAAGAGCTCAAAAAAGGATATGAGATCCTCTTTGAGGGCTACACTAAAATCAGAGATATTTCCCGCGGCAACTTCAAGCTTCATCAAGCGTTTTTGGACGGGCTCTTGCAGGTGAGTCCTTCTGTGAAACGCTATGGTCGTATAGCCGATATCGTAAAGATCCAGCTAGCCATTCTTTCCGAGTCCAGACAAAGCCTCTCGCGCCTGGCTGCATCGGGCGCATTCAGCGCTCAGGAGCTGGATTACCTGCAAAAGGTTTACGGTGATCTGCTTGCAGACAGCGTAAAAAACCTGGATGCACTCACGGACGTACTCACCGATAAAAAGCTGCGCGCCTCAGACGACGAGCGGCTCTCTGTGATTGATGGGATCTATGAGCAGCTCAGTGAAAAGCTAGTATTTCTCAGAGATTTTAACAGCAACAACAGCGTTTTGGCCGCCCAGCGCAGGGAAGAAAAGTCTTCGATGGGCACCTTGAAAGAAATCTATGGGCTGCAACCCTAA
- a CDS encoding conjugal transfer protein TraI, with amino-acid sequence MRRKVFMIVFFIFTATTPVKQAEAAIPWAQIIKEAVKRVVRAFDLLVQRRQNRQIRLQNAQKALENTMAKLKLDEIEDWVKKQRDLYEQYYQELKKVKAVVSYYFRVKAIADKQIQILRAYQSAWALFRNDAHFTAIERGHMQTVYQGMLAETARSVELLELVVKSFTTQMSDVKRLEIIDQAADRTDQILDELNAFSHENKLLSLSRAKNEVDAKVVKELYGIP; translated from the coding sequence ATGAGAAGGAAAGTCTTTATGATCGTGTTTTTTATTTTTACGGCAACTACCCCAGTCAAGCAAGCTGAGGCCGCCATCCCTTGGGCCCAAATCATCAAAGAGGCTGTCAAGCGCGTGGTGCGGGCTTTTGACCTTTTGGTTCAGCGCAGGCAAAACCGGCAGATCCGTCTTCAAAACGCCCAGAAGGCCCTTGAGAACACGATGGCCAAATTAAAGCTGGATGAAATTGAAGACTGGGTCAAAAAACAGCGGGATCTCTATGAGCAGTACTATCAGGAGCTCAAAAAGGTAAAAGCAGTCGTCAGCTATTATTTCCGTGTGAAGGCGATCGCTGACAAGCAGATCCAAATCCTGAGAGCCTACCAATCGGCTTGGGCTTTATTTCGCAACGACGCCCATTTCACTGCCATCGAGCGGGGCCATATGCAAACGGTCTACCAGGGAATGCTTGCAGAAACTGCCCGCAGTGTTGAACTCTTGGAGCTGGTGGTCAAATCATTTACCACTCAAATGTCTGATGTGAAGCGTCTTGAAATCATTGACCAGGCCGCCGACAGAACGGATCAGATCCTGGATGAGCTCAATGCATTCAGCCATGAGAACAAGCTTTTGAGCCTGTCCCGCGCTAAAAATGAGGTGGATGCCAAAGTCGTCAAAGAACTATACGGAATTCCATAA